In Spartobacteria bacterium, a single window of DNA contains:
- a CDS encoding phosphoglycerate kinase: MDQLKITPMQDLDLQGKRVLLRLDINSPINAEKRIINENRIRKSLPTLQYLIDQNARIAIIAHQGDTLDYQNLIPMAEHAEKLSALLGRTVTYIDDVCGPAAQEAVKALNPGELVLLGNVRYLCEEISTFENAVKLTPPEMQSTYLVRSLAPLFDVYINDAFAAAHRNCPSMVAFQECLPTAAGELMFREVSALSNILSTPVKPLVFLLGGAKISDAFGMMNQVLANGTADHILTTGVTGEIFLLAAGYDIGPTKMKFITDRSLDDFIPDAKKYLEAYPGKIEFPIDLAYAKDGQRCEISVAELPADEMYMDIGTQTIEKYKAILAEAKSIFVNGPSGVYENPTFEKGTKDLFEAMADATGYSVIGGGDSVTAATKYCDLEKINYICTAGGAMVRFLSGKKLPLISAMEKAWTKA, encoded by the coding sequence ATGGATCAATTAAAAATCACACCGATGCAGGACCTGGATTTGCAAGGTAAACGCGTCCTGCTGCGACTGGATATCAATTCGCCGATCAATGCCGAAAAACGCATTATCAATGAGAATCGTATCCGCAAAAGTCTGCCTACTCTTCAGTATCTGATCGACCAGAACGCTCGCATTGCCATCATCGCACATCAGGGCGATACGCTGGATTATCAGAATTTGATTCCGATGGCGGAACATGCCGAAAAACTGTCCGCACTGCTGGGACGGACTGTCACCTATATTGACGATGTCTGCGGACCCGCAGCACAGGAAGCAGTGAAAGCACTGAATCCCGGCGAACTGGTATTACTGGGCAATGTCCGCTATCTCTGCGAAGAAATTTCCACTTTCGAAAATGCCGTCAAACTGACCCCCCCGGAAATGCAGAGCACCTATCTGGTACGCAGTCTGGCACCGTTATTTGACGTATATATTAACGATGCCTTTGCTGCGGCACATCGTAACTGCCCGTCCATGGTGGCCTTTCAGGAATGTCTGCCTACGGCCGCAGGTGAATTGATGTTCAGGGAAGTGTCGGCTCTCAGCAATATTCTCTCCACACCGGTAAAACCGCTGGTGTTCCTGCTGGGCGGTGCAAAGATTTCTGATGCCTTCGGCATGATGAATCAGGTGCTGGCCAATGGTACGGCGGATCATATTCTGACCACGGGCGTTACAGGCGAGATATTCCTGCTGGCAGCGGGCTATGATATCGGCCCCACAAAAATGAAATTCATCACCGATCGCTCGCTGGATGACTTCATTCCCGATGCAAAGAAATATCTGGAGGCCTACCCCGGCAAAATCGAATTTCCTATTGACCTGGCTTATGCCAAAGACGGTCAGCGCTGTGAAATATCAGTGGCAGAACTACCTGCAGATGAAATGTATATGGATATCGGCACTCAGACCATTGAGAAGTACAAAGCGATTCTTGCGGAGGCAAAATCCATCTTTGTCAACGGCCCTTCCGGTGTATATGAAAACCCCACGTTCGAAAAGGGAACCAAAGACCTCTTCGAAGCCATGGCCGACGCGACGGGCTATTCCGTCATCGGTGGAGGCGATTCCGTCACCGCAGCCACAAAATACTGCGATCTCGAAAAAATCAATTATATCTGTACCGCAGGCGGAGCTATGGTGCGTTTTCTCTCTGGTAAAAAACTCCCCCTTATTTCTGCCATGGAAAAGGCTTGGACCAAAGCGTAG
- a CDS encoding type II glyceraldehyde-3-phosphate dehydrogenase translates to MSRVKVAVVGYGVIGQRLADGVALQEDMELTGIVDAGITLSMRALAERGMPYTLYAATQDAFDKYKAAGIPCAGLAEDLFKQVDIALDSTPAGIGAKNKEIYQKHGLKAVFQGGEKNNVADVFFHGYANYEKGVNKDFLKLTSCNTTGLIRAVDCLDREFGVEKVAITIVRRVADPGDYHRGLTNALQVDKAPSHQCLDLMSIMPHVDATGILVHTPVTHGHFITCVATPKKDATVEEVRTAFEKHDRIRVVNIDEGFLGNASIFRYARDLGRPRGDLYEICVWEDTIVKSGRDIMFGIHIPQESVTIPETIDAIRAAMGMQTERMDGVGATNKNLGLPSWK, encoded by the coding sequence ATGAGTAGAGTAAAAGTAGCTGTTGTAGGATACGGCGTGATCGGTCAGCGTCTGGCTGACGGCGTCGCACTGCAGGAAGACATGGAATTAACAGGCATCGTGGATGCGGGCATCACCTTAAGCATGCGGGCACTGGCTGAACGCGGCATGCCGTACACACTGTACGCGGCAACACAGGACGCCTTTGACAAATACAAAGCCGCTGGCATTCCCTGCGCCGGTCTGGCCGAAGATCTGTTCAAACAAGTCGACATTGCGCTGGATTCCACCCCTGCCGGCATCGGTGCGAAAAACAAGGAAATCTATCAGAAACACGGACTGAAAGCGGTCTTCCAGGGCGGCGAAAAAAATAACGTGGCCGATGTTTTCTTCCATGGTTATGCCAACTATGAAAAGGGCGTCAACAAAGACTTCCTGAAACTGACCTCCTGCAATACCACAGGGCTGATTCGTGCAGTGGATTGTCTGGATCGTGAATTCGGCGTGGAAAAAGTGGCGATTACCATCGTTCGCCGCGTTGCCGATCCCGGTGATTACCATCGCGGTCTGACCAATGCCCTGCAAGTGGACAAAGCACCGAGTCATCAGTGCCTCGACCTCATGAGCATCATGCCGCACGTCGATGCCACGGGCATCCTGGTTCATACTCCAGTGACACACGGCCATTTCATCACCTGCGTAGCGACTCCGAAAAAAGACGCCACCGTTGAAGAAGTGCGGACTGCCTTTGAAAAGCATGATCGTATTCGCGTGGTGAACATTGACGAAGGGTTCCTGGGCAATGCATCCATCTTCCGTTATGCCCGTGATCTGGGTCGCCCCCGCGGGGATCTCTATGAAATCTGCGTATGGGAAGACACCATTGTCAAATCCGGTCGTGACATCATGTTCGGTATTCACATTCCTCAGGAATCTGTGACCATTCCGGAAACCATCGACGCCATTCGCGCTGCGATGGGCATGCAGACCGAACGCATGGACGGTGTTGGCGCAACCAACAAAAATCTGGGTCTGCCCAGCTGGAAGTAA
- the iolG gene encoding inositol 2-dehydrogenase, with product MTKQLTLAILGGGRIGKVHASSILNFMPDVKLKIMADTWAGAAEWVEAHGIAFTTDIDSVFADPEIDAVLICTATDTHVKYTIAAAEAGKHVFCEKPIDQDVENIQKAIAAVKKAGVKFQIGFNRRFDHNFKAVKKAITDGTIGDVQFVNITSRDPGAPPVEYVKVSGGMFLDMTIHDFDMARFLAGSDVTEVYAKGAVLINPEIGKAGDIDSAVVVLQFANGAIGTINNSREAVYGYDQRVEVFGSKGAVEIKNDSPSTAVISTKDGVVSEKPLHFFMDRYTQSYVDEIKDFVSAIQNDTDVPANAKDGLESVVIAKAAAESSRTGLPVKL from the coding sequence ATGACAAAACAACTGACATTAGCCATTCTAGGCGGCGGACGCATTGGTAAAGTCCACGCCAGCAGCATTTTAAATTTCATGCCCGACGTAAAACTGAAAATCATGGCCGATACATGGGCCGGCGCAGCCGAATGGGTCGAAGCCCACGGCATTGCATTCACCACCGACATCGACAGCGTATTTGCTGATCCTGAAATCGATGCCGTGCTAATCTGTACCGCCACGGATACCCACGTAAAATACACCATTGCCGCCGCTGAAGCCGGAAAACACGTTTTCTGCGAAAAGCCCATCGATCAAGATGTGGAAAACATCCAGAAAGCGATTGCCGCAGTCAAAAAAGCAGGCGTTAAGTTCCAGATCGGATTCAATCGCCGTTTTGACCACAACTTCAAAGCCGTCAAAAAAGCCATCACCGACGGAACCATCGGCGACGTACAGTTTGTCAATATCACGTCTCGCGATCCCGGTGCACCACCTGTAGAATATGTCAAAGTCTCTGGCGGCATGTTCCTGGACATGACCATTCATGATTTTGATATGGCACGTTTTCTGGCAGGTTCCGATGTGACGGAAGTGTATGCCAAAGGCGCGGTACTGATTAATCCTGAAATCGGCAAAGCGGGCGATATCGACAGTGCAGTCGTTGTGCTTCAGTTTGCCAACGGAGCCATTGGCACCATCAATAACAGCCGCGAAGCAGTATACGGATACGACCAGCGCGTCGAAGTATTCGGCTCCAAGGGTGCGGTCGAAATCAAAAATGATTCGCCGTCTACTGCGGTCATCAGCACCAAAGACGGTGTTGTTTCTGAGAAACCGCTACATTTCTTTATGGATCGCTATACGCAGTCCTACGTGGACGAAATCAAAGATTTCGTATCCGCCATTCAAAACGACACCGACGTTCCGGCCAATGCCAAAGACGGATTGGAATCAGTCGTTATCGCCAAAGCCGCCGCCGAATCATCGCGCACCGGCTTACCTGTAAAACTGTAA